The Castanea sativa cultivar Marrone di Chiusa Pesio chromosome 11, ASM4071231v1 genome contains a region encoding:
- the LOC142617877 gene encoding cuscuta receptor 1-like isoform X2 encodes MELGRFWWWVVLILVQLGMNGCFGCWEQERAALLQLKASVNSTADIENFQTWNSTNKNSDCCDWDGVKCNNTTGRIIQLDLSSIMSWSGEDWCLNASLFLPFEELQHLNLEGNYISRWVPNEGFERFSALRKLEMLYLAYNHFNNNILSSFSGISSLKLLDLSANKLNGSLHIPAFSNLEELYLNDNEINDFVTTTTKGSNNLPKLQVLELDWNNVNARIFKSLTTFTSLKILSMRENNLEGSFTTKELRALNNLEELYLDGSSIDKSFIRKVGVMTSLNVLTMALCRLNGSLSTSGWCELRNLRELTLSKNQFEGILPSCLANLTTLHFLDLSYNHFNWNVQSQLSDLKSLEFLSLSNNEFLNPITFSSFSNLSSLKFLLSDNNKIALETNSHACVPTFQLRLFRLSKCSFNGFDTKPPTFLQYQYDLREIDLSHDNLKGKFPTWLLENNTRLEVLILRNNSFTGSFLVPYHLHPNIKEIDISSNCLQGPIPTNFGLIFPNLEYLNMANNAFQGSIPSSFGNLVSLWGLDLSTNHLSGTMPMHFTMGCYSLEILKLSNNNFNGQIFPTNFNMTSLEYLYLNNNHFSGKIPNSISLMTSLGVIVMANNQLEGRIPIELCKLIHLEIFDLSENNLSGFVPSCFNLSGIRFFHLNKNSLSGPIPSAFQNYSSLVTLDLRDNYLNGNIPDWIGSVSSLSILLLGANHLEGESFGRTSSPPTWAYPTTPRWRGFAYEDPTIETFAPVDWKQDVEFTTKSRTYAYKGDILNYMSGIDLSCNRLVGEIPPELGQINSIFRVMNLSHNNLTGQIPITFSNLKQMESLDLSYNNLNGKIPPQLTELTSLEVFSVAHNNFSGPLPDRKFQFGTFDENSYEGNPLLCGPPLHKDCTKIGPQSIMPVDHMEEKSGSFMDINVFYISFVVAYIIVLLGIVTVLYINPYWRKAWFNLIEECIDTCYCFVVVYYHKLFNFRLA; translated from the exons atGGAGTTGGGACGTTTTTGGTGGTGGGTAGTGTTAATTTTGGTTCAATTAGGTATGAATGGGTGCTTTGGTTGCTGGGAGCAAGAGAGAGCAGCTCTCTTGCAACTCAAAGCTTCCGTAAACTCCACAGCTGATATAGAAAATTTCCAAACTTGGAACTCAACCAATAAAAATAGTGATTGCTGTGATTGGGATGGAGTGAAGTGCAACAACACTACGGGGCGTATAATCCAACTTGATCTTAGTTCGATAATGTCTTGGAGTGGGGAAGATTGGTGTTTAAATGCCTCTTTGTTTCTTCCCTTTGAAGAGCTCCAACACCTCAATTTGGAGGGTAATTATATTAGTAGATGGGTCCCAAATGAAG GTTTTGAAAGATTCTCAGCGTTGCGCAAGCTGGAGATGCTTTACTTGGCTTATAATCATTTCAACAACAACATCCTGTCATCGTTCAGTGGAATTTCTTCGCTGAAGTTACTAGATTTGAGTGCAAACAAATTGAATGGATCATTGCACATCCCAG CATTTAGCAACTTGGAGGAGCTCTACTTGAATGACAATGAGATCAATGACTTcgtgacaacaacaacaaaag GTTCAAACAACTTACCTAAGCTGCAAGTCCTAGAGTTGGATTGGAACAATGTTAATGCACGAATTTTCAAGTCATTGACCACCTTCACATCATTGAAGATCTTAAGTATGAGAGAAAACAATTTGGAAGGATCGTTTACAACTAAAG AGTTACGTGCATTAAACAACCTAGAGGAGCTGTATTTGGATGGTTCTTCCATTGATAAAAGCTTCATTCGGAAAGTTGGAGTTATGACTTCTCTTAATGTATTGACAATGGCATTATGTAGATTGAATGGAAGCTTATCTACCTCAG GCTGGTGTGAACTTAGAAACCTCCGAGAGTTAACCCTCTCTAAGAATCAGTTTGAAGGGATATTGCCTTCATGTTTGGCGAACTTGACAACACTTCACTTTTTGGATCTTTCTTACAATCACTTCAATTGGAATGTCCAATCCCAATTATCTGATTTAAAATCACTCGAGTTCCTTTCCTTGTCAAATAATGAATTCTTGAATCCAATCACCTTCTCCTCCTTTTCTAACCTCTCAAGTCTCAAGTTCCTACTAAGTGATAACAACAAAATTGCTCTTGAAACTAACTCTCATGCTTGCGTTCCAACCTTCCAATTAAGGCTCTTCAGGTTGTCTAAGTGTTCATTTAATGGATTCGATACAAAGCCTCCCACATTCCTTCAATACCAATATGACTTGCGAGAAATTGATCTCTCCCACGATAATTTGAAGGGGAAGTTCCCCACTTGGTTGTTAGAGAACAATACAAGATTGGAGGTtcttattttaagaaataacTCTTTCACAGGGTCTTTCCTGGTGCCATATCATCTTCATCCTAACATTAAGGAGATTGATATTTCAAGCAATTGTTTACAAGGTCCAATTCCTACCAACTTTGGcttaatttttccaaatttagaGTATTTAAACATGGCTAACAATGCATTCCAAGGTAGTATTCCTTCTTCTTTTGGGAATTTGGTTTCCTTATGGGGTTTAGACTTGTCTACAAATCATTTATCAGGAACAATGCCAATGCATTTCACAATGGGTTGCTACTCCTTAGAAATTCTCAAATTgtcaaataataatttcaatggCCAAATATTTCCCACCAATTTTAATATGACTAGTTTggaatatttatatttgaacAACAATCACTTCTCAGGAAAGATCCCAAATAGCATCTCGCTCATGACATCTTTAGGGGTAATTGTTATGGCCAACAATCAACTGGAAGGTCGTATTCCCATCGAGTTATGCAAACTCattcatcttgaaatttttgacCTTTCCGAGAACAATTTGTCTGGCTTTGTTCCATCTTGCTTCAATTTGTCAGGTATCCGgttttttcatttgaataagAATTCCTTGAGTGGCCCAATTCCAAGTGCATTCCAAAACTACTCCTCTCTGGTTACATTAGATCTTCGAGATAACTACCTAAACGGGAACATTCCTGATTGGATCGGCAGTGTCTCATCATTGAGCATTCTCCTTTTGGGAGCAAATCATTTAGAAG GCGAGAGTTTTGGTCGCACAAGTAGTCCACCAACATGGGCATATCCAACGACTCCAAGATGGAGAGGGTTTGCGTATGAAGACCCAACAATTGAGACCTTCGCACCTGTGGATTGGAAACAAGATGTGGAGTTCACCACAAAGAGTAGAACTTACGCCTACAAGGGAGACATTCTTAACTACATGTCTGGAATTGACCTCTCGTGCAACAGGTTAGTTGGTGAAATCCCGCCTGAACTCGGACAGATAAACAGCATCTTTCGTGTAATGAACTTGTCACACAACAATCTAACAGGACAAATCCCTATAACATTCTCAAACCTAAAGCAGATGGAGAGTTTGGATCTTTCCTACAACAATTTGAATGGTAAAATCCCCCCTCAATTGACTGAATTGACTTCTTTAGAAGTCTTTAGTGTAGCACATAACAACTTTTCAGGTCCATTGCCAGacagaaaatttcaatttgggaCTTTTGATGAAAACAGTTATGAGGGGAACCCTCTCCTATGTGGACCTCCATTGCATAAAGATTGCACCAAAATTGGACCACAATCTATAATGCCAGTGGATCATATGGAGGAAAAAAGTGGGAGTTTCATGGACATCAATGTCTTCTATATAAGCTTTGTGGTGGCTTACATAATAGTGTTGTTGGGAATTGTTACAGTTCTCTACATAAATCCTTATTGGCGTAAGGCGTGGTTTAACCTTATTGAAGAGTGCATTGACACTTGCTActgttttgttgtggtttattaCCATAAGTTGTTTAATTTCAGGCTTGCATAG
- the LOC142617877 gene encoding cuscuta receptor 1-like isoform X1, with product MELGRFWWWVVLILVQLGMNGCFGCWEQERAALLQLKASVNSTADIENFQTWNSTNKNSDCCDWDGVKCNNTTGRIIQLDLSSIMSWSGEDWCLNASLFLPFEELQHLNLEGNYISRWVPNEGFERFSALRKLEMLYLAYNHFNNNILSSFSGISSLKLLDLSANKLNGSLHIPAFSNLEELYLNDNEINDFVTTTTKGSNNLPKLQVLELDWNNVNARIFKSLTTFTSLKILSMRENNLEGSFTTKELRALNNLEELYLDGSSIDKSFIRKVGVMTSLNVLTMALCRLNGSLSTSGWCELRNLRELTLSKNQFEGILPSCLANLTTLHFLDLSYNHFNWNVQSQLSDLKSLEFLSLSNNEFLNPITFSSFSNLSSLKFLLSDNNKIALETNSHACVPTFQLRLFRLSKCSFNGFDTKPPTFLQYQYDLREIDLSHDNLKGKFPTWLLENNTRLEVLILRNNSFTGSFLVPYHLHPNIKEIDISSNCLQGPIPTNFGLIFPNLEYLNMANNAFQGSIPSSFGNLVSLWGLDLSTNHLSGTMPMHFTMGCYSLEILKLSNNNFNGQIFPTNFNMTSLEYLYLNNNHFSGKIPNSISLMTSLGVIVMANNQLEGRIPIELCKLIHLEIFDLSENNLSGFVPSCFNLSGIRFFHLNKNSLSGPIPSAFQNYSSLVTLDLRDNYLNGNIPDWIGSVSSLSILLLGANHLEGRIPTELCLLQKLNLLDLSYNKFLGPIPPCLSNLSFGASTDKPDLEGLSGESFGRTSSPPTWAYPTTPRWRGFAYEDPTIETFAPVDWKQDVEFTTKSRTYAYKGDILNYMSGIDLSCNRLVGEIPPELGQINSIFRVMNLSHNNLTGQIPITFSNLKQMESLDLSYNNLNGKIPPQLTELTSLEVFSVAHNNFSGPLPDRKFQFGTFDENSYEGNPLLCGPPLHKDCTKIGPQSIMPVDHMEEKSGSFMDINVFYISFVVAYIIVLLGIVTVLYINPYWRKAWFNLIEECIDTCYCFVVVYYHKLFNFRLA from the exons atGGAGTTGGGACGTTTTTGGTGGTGGGTAGTGTTAATTTTGGTTCAATTAGGTATGAATGGGTGCTTTGGTTGCTGGGAGCAAGAGAGAGCAGCTCTCTTGCAACTCAAAGCTTCCGTAAACTCCACAGCTGATATAGAAAATTTCCAAACTTGGAACTCAACCAATAAAAATAGTGATTGCTGTGATTGGGATGGAGTGAAGTGCAACAACACTACGGGGCGTATAATCCAACTTGATCTTAGTTCGATAATGTCTTGGAGTGGGGAAGATTGGTGTTTAAATGCCTCTTTGTTTCTTCCCTTTGAAGAGCTCCAACACCTCAATTTGGAGGGTAATTATATTAGTAGATGGGTCCCAAATGAAG GTTTTGAAAGATTCTCAGCGTTGCGCAAGCTGGAGATGCTTTACTTGGCTTATAATCATTTCAACAACAACATCCTGTCATCGTTCAGTGGAATTTCTTCGCTGAAGTTACTAGATTTGAGTGCAAACAAATTGAATGGATCATTGCACATCCCAG CATTTAGCAACTTGGAGGAGCTCTACTTGAATGACAATGAGATCAATGACTTcgtgacaacaacaacaaaag GTTCAAACAACTTACCTAAGCTGCAAGTCCTAGAGTTGGATTGGAACAATGTTAATGCACGAATTTTCAAGTCATTGACCACCTTCACATCATTGAAGATCTTAAGTATGAGAGAAAACAATTTGGAAGGATCGTTTACAACTAAAG AGTTACGTGCATTAAACAACCTAGAGGAGCTGTATTTGGATGGTTCTTCCATTGATAAAAGCTTCATTCGGAAAGTTGGAGTTATGACTTCTCTTAATGTATTGACAATGGCATTATGTAGATTGAATGGAAGCTTATCTACCTCAG GCTGGTGTGAACTTAGAAACCTCCGAGAGTTAACCCTCTCTAAGAATCAGTTTGAAGGGATATTGCCTTCATGTTTGGCGAACTTGACAACACTTCACTTTTTGGATCTTTCTTACAATCACTTCAATTGGAATGTCCAATCCCAATTATCTGATTTAAAATCACTCGAGTTCCTTTCCTTGTCAAATAATGAATTCTTGAATCCAATCACCTTCTCCTCCTTTTCTAACCTCTCAAGTCTCAAGTTCCTACTAAGTGATAACAACAAAATTGCTCTTGAAACTAACTCTCATGCTTGCGTTCCAACCTTCCAATTAAGGCTCTTCAGGTTGTCTAAGTGTTCATTTAATGGATTCGATACAAAGCCTCCCACATTCCTTCAATACCAATATGACTTGCGAGAAATTGATCTCTCCCACGATAATTTGAAGGGGAAGTTCCCCACTTGGTTGTTAGAGAACAATACAAGATTGGAGGTtcttattttaagaaataacTCTTTCACAGGGTCTTTCCTGGTGCCATATCATCTTCATCCTAACATTAAGGAGATTGATATTTCAAGCAATTGTTTACAAGGTCCAATTCCTACCAACTTTGGcttaatttttccaaatttagaGTATTTAAACATGGCTAACAATGCATTCCAAGGTAGTATTCCTTCTTCTTTTGGGAATTTGGTTTCCTTATGGGGTTTAGACTTGTCTACAAATCATTTATCAGGAACAATGCCAATGCATTTCACAATGGGTTGCTACTCCTTAGAAATTCTCAAATTgtcaaataataatttcaatggCCAAATATTTCCCACCAATTTTAATATGACTAGTTTggaatatttatatttgaacAACAATCACTTCTCAGGAAAGATCCCAAATAGCATCTCGCTCATGACATCTTTAGGGGTAATTGTTATGGCCAACAATCAACTGGAAGGTCGTATTCCCATCGAGTTATGCAAACTCattcatcttgaaatttttgacCTTTCCGAGAACAATTTGTCTGGCTTTGTTCCATCTTGCTTCAATTTGTCAGGTATCCGgttttttcatttgaataagAATTCCTTGAGTGGCCCAATTCCAAGTGCATTCCAAAACTACTCCTCTCTGGTTACATTAGATCTTCGAGATAACTACCTAAACGGGAACATTCCTGATTGGATCGGCAGTGTCTCATCATTGAGCATTCTCCTTTTGGGAGCAAATCATTTAGAAGGTAGGATTCCAACTGAACTATGCCTTTTGCAAAAGTTAAACTTGTTGGATCTTtcctacaataaatttttaggtCCAATACCCCCCTGCTTAAGTAACCTTTCATTTGGAGCTTCAACTGATAAACCTGATTTAGAAGGTCTCTCAGGCGAGAGTTTTGGTCGCACAAGTAGTCCACCAACATGGGCATATCCAACGACTCCAAGATGGAGAGGGTTTGCGTATGAAGACCCAACAATTGAGACCTTCGCACCTGTGGATTGGAAACAAGATGTGGAGTTCACCACAAAGAGTAGAACTTACGCCTACAAGGGAGACATTCTTAACTACATGTCTGGAATTGACCTCTCGTGCAACAGGTTAGTTGGTGAAATCCCGCCTGAACTCGGACAGATAAACAGCATCTTTCGTGTAATGAACTTGTCACACAACAATCTAACAGGACAAATCCCTATAACATTCTCAAACCTAAAGCAGATGGAGAGTTTGGATCTTTCCTACAACAATTTGAATGGTAAAATCCCCCCTCAATTGACTGAATTGACTTCTTTAGAAGTCTTTAGTGTAGCACATAACAACTTTTCAGGTCCATTGCCAGacagaaaatttcaatttgggaCTTTTGATGAAAACAGTTATGAGGGGAACCCTCTCCTATGTGGACCTCCATTGCATAAAGATTGCACCAAAATTGGACCACAATCTATAATGCCAGTGGATCATATGGAGGAAAAAAGTGGGAGTTTCATGGACATCAATGTCTTCTATATAAGCTTTGTGGTGGCTTACATAATAGTGTTGTTGGGAATTGTTACAGTTCTCTACATAAATCCTTATTGGCGTAAGGCGTGGTTTAACCTTATTGAAGAGTGCATTGACACTTGCTActgttttgttgtggtttattaCCATAAGTTGTTTAATTTCAGGCTTGCATAG